From a single Sorghum bicolor cultivar BTx623 chromosome 5, Sorghum_bicolor_NCBIv3, whole genome shotgun sequence genomic region:
- the LOC8075752 gene encoding ervatamin-B: protein MASYIGNKTMITFTAAALMILAVMTMVVEARDLSTSTGGYGEEAMKVRHQQWMAEHGRTYKDEAEKARRFQVFKANADFVDRSNAAGGKSYELAINEFADMTNDEFVAMYTGLKPVPAGPKKMAGFKYENLTLSDVDQQAVDWRQKGAVTGIKNQGQCGCCWAFAAVAAVESIHQITTGNLVSLSEQQVLDCDTDGNNGCNGGYIDNAFQYIISNGGLATEDAYPYAAAQGTCQSSVQPAVTISSYQDVPSGDEAALAAAVANQPVAVAIDAHNNFQFYSSGVLTADTCGTPSLNHAVTAVGYSTAEDGTPYWLLKNQWGQNWGEGGYLRVERGTNACGVAQQASYPVAR, encoded by the exons ATGGCGTCCTACATTGGCAACAAAACCATGATCACATTCACAGCGGCAGCCCTGATGATTCTTGCTGTGATGACCATggtggtcgaggctcgagaccTGTCCACCTCCACAGGTGGCTATGGCGAGGAGGCCATGAAAGTGAGGCACCAGCAATGGATGGCGGAGCATGGCCGCACCTACAAGGACGAGGCCGAGAAGGCGCGCCGGTTCCAGGTATTCAAGGCGAACGCCGATTTTGTTGACAGGTCCAATGCCGCAGGAGGCAAGAGCTATGAGCTGGCGATCAACGAGTTCGCTGACATGACCAACGACGAGTTCGTGGCCATGTACACTGGGCTCAAACCAGTGCCGGCAGGGCCGAAGAAGATGGCCGGTTTTAAGTACGAGAACCTTACTCTTTCAGACGTCGACCAGCAGGCGGTTGACTGGAGGCAGAAAGGCGCAGTGACCGGTATCAAGAATCAAGGCCAATGTG GTTGCTGTTGGGCATTCGCTGCAGTGGCGGCCGTGGAGAGCATCCACCAGATCACGACGGGCAACCTGGTGTCGCTATCGGAGCAGCAGGTGCTGGATTGCGACACCGACGGGAACAACGGCTGCAACGGCGGCTACATTGACAACGCCTTCCAGTACATCATCAGCAACGGCGGCCTCGCCACGGAAGACGCCTACCCATACGCCGCTGCACAGGGCACGTGCCAGTCGTCGGTCCAGCCGGCGGTCACCATCAGCAGCTACCAGGACGTGCCAAGCGGCGACGAGGCAGCGCTCGCCGCAGCCGTCGCCAACCAGCCGGTGGCCGTGGCTATCGACGCGCATAACAACTTCCAGTTTTACAGTAGCGGGGTGTTGACCGCGGACACCTGCGGCACGCCCAGCTTGAACCATGCCGTCACGGCGGTGGGCTACAGCACGGCGGAGGATGGGACCCCGTACTGGCTGCTCAAGAACCAGTGGGGGCAGAACTGGGGAGAGGGAGGATACCTCAGGGTGGAGAGAGGCACAAACGCCTGCGGTGTCGCCCAGCAAGCCTCCTACCCGGTCGCACGATGA